In the genome of Gemmatimonadota bacterium, the window CCGCAGCCCCTGCCCCGGCCTGGCGGCTCCGGGCCACGTCAATCCGTGAGGCGGATGAAATCGTACGGAGGCCAGGGCCAGGTGATGTCGAACGCCAGCTCACCGTCGAGCGACGATTCGAGCGCCTCCGCGCGCTCCACGAAGCTCGACAGGCGGTCCCGTTCGACCAGGAAGGCCGCCCCGAAGACCGTGTCCTCGGCGACCTCGAAGGGGGTCGACGCGCGCGCCGACTCTTTCAGTTCAGCGAACGCTCGGCGAGCCAGCTCGCCGCGTTCGATCCCGGCCGGCTCCGCGCCGGTCGCGTCCATTTGTATCCGCACCTCCCAGTGCCCCTCGACGAGAGCCAGGCCTCGATCGATCAAGTGGTGTTGCTCCCGCAGGAGCCGCAGAACCGCCTTCCTGTCCCTGAACACCACGCCCACCGGAGCCGGCAAGACGGTCTCCCTGCGCATGGTCTCGTCGTTGACGCGATGGTGGGTCAGGATTGTCTCCTCGGCTACCTCGACGTGCCCGAACTCCATCGGGGCGACCACGGCGGCCACATCCCGGTAGGCGACTCTCTGCAGGCCAAGCCCCTCCGTATCCTTGCGACGAAGGATCTCCCAGCTCTCGACCGCGCGAACGAAGCCGAACAGGTAAAAGCCGGGCGCCGCCTGCCGCTCAACCATCGGCCTCGGGCAACGCGAGCACCTCGGTTTGGGGGTCGGGGGTCGTCACCTCCGGACCGTCCGCACCCATATAGACGTTGATCTCGGTCCTCAGGCCGATGTCGCCGCGCAGGTAGACCCCGGGT includes:
- a CDS encoding GvpL/GvpF family gas vesicle protein is translated as MVERQAAPGFYLFGFVRAVESWEILRRKDTEGLGLQRVAYRDVAAVVAPMEFGHVEVAEETILTHHRVNDETMRRETVLPAPVGVVFRDRKAVLRLLREQHHLIDRGLALVEGHWEVRIQMDATGAEPAGIERGELARRAFAELKESARASTPFEVAEDTVFGAAFLVERDRLSSFVERAEALESSLDGELAFDITWPWPPYDFIRLTD